One Roseburia rectibacter DNA window includes the following coding sequences:
- a CDS encoding toll/interleukin-1 receptor domain-containing protein, whose translation MMKIFISHKKEDELTALKVVHTLTSIGVDAYLDLLDNITADDGEKLTKHIRGKLHECTDVIVILSNNTKKSWWVPFEIGMATEKDMPIANYLISQESLPDYLTYWPRLKSQEDVLKYVEIRNKVSKHIILEKAFNHGYYQRTDGGMSETQRFYQELKKHL comes from the coding sequence ATGATGAAAATCTTTATTTCACATAAAAAAGAAGATGAGTTGACGGCGTTAAAGGTTGTTCATACATTGACATCAATAGGGGTAGATGCTTATTTAGATTTGCTAGATAATATTACTGCAGATGATGGTGAAAAATTGACTAAGCATATACGAGGAAAACTGCATGAGTGTACAGATGTGATTGTTATTCTTTCAAACAATACAAAAAAATCATGGTGGGTTCCGTTTGAAATTGGAATGGCAACGGAAAAGGATATGCCTATAGCAAATTATTTGATTAGTCAGGAAAGTTTACCAGATTATTTGACATACTGGCCACGTTTGAAGAGCCAAGAAGATGTTTTAAAGTATGTTGAAATAAGAAATAAGGTTTCTAAACATATCATTTTAGAAAAGGCATTTAATCATGGATACTATCAAAGGACAGATGGTGGAATGTCAGAAACACAGAGATTTTATCAGGAACTGAAGAAGCATTTATAG
- a CDS encoding AAA family ATPase, translated as MLIRFNVKNFLSFDRREDGKTEEFSMISGKVRNKKEHIYDDGKMKLLKFAAIYGANAAGKSNLVKAMDFMRQTVIKGLPDGHTERYCKIEPSNQDEASYFELEILLNNKYYAYGFEVILSQSKFIAEWLIELNTDNSEKVIFQRDILTGKYELGKDLRHKGLYEKIDVYASDVSDDTSVLFLNLMNQNKKNLYSEFDDAAIIRDVFLWIKEQFDINYPDQPISDYSYLAKAKDVQEVCRVISAFGTGITDFKMVDVPVEKVLGELPQKLQKRIISDIEQKQAEIRGNEKLSQIALVMRSNTNFFIITLSEEDGIKCQTIEFSHGEKDVLFQLSEESDGTVRVLDLLEILLAGEGKTYVIDELDRCLHPSLTYKFVETFLQVAEERNIQLIVTTHESRLLDFELLRRDEIWFVNKNKLGKSTVYSLEEYNARFDQKIDKAYLEGRYGGVPIFSTVFPVKEE; from the coding sequence ATGCTAATTAGATTTAATGTTAAAAATTTTTTGTCTTTTGATAGAAGAGAAGATGGAAAAACAGAAGAGTTTTCTATGATTTCAGGAAAGGTAAGAAACAAAAAAGAGCATATTTATGATGATGGCAAGATGAAGTTATTAAAGTTTGCTGCCATATATGGGGCAAATGCAGCGGGTAAATCTAATTTGGTTAAAGCAATGGATTTTATGCGTCAAACAGTTATAAAGGGGTTGCCAGACGGTCATACTGAGCGTTATTGTAAAATAGAGCCTTCAAATCAAGATGAAGCTAGTTACTTTGAACTAGAGATTTTATTAAATAATAAATATTATGCATATGGATTTGAAGTGATTTTGAGCCAAAGTAAATTTATTGCAGAATGGTTGATTGAATTAAATACAGATAACTCAGAGAAAGTAATTTTCCAAAGAGATATTTTGACAGGAAAATATGAACTTGGAAAAGATTTAAGACATAAAGGTCTTTATGAGAAAATAGATGTTTATGCAAGCGATGTAAGTGACGATACATCGGTATTGTTTTTAAATTTAATGAACCAAAATAAGAAAAATTTATATAGCGAGTTTGATGATGCTGCCATAATAAGAGATGTGTTTTTGTGGATAAAAGAGCAATTTGATATTAATTATCCAGATCAACCTATTTCGGATTATTCTTACTTGGCCAAGGCAAAGGATGTTCAGGAAGTCTGTAGAGTTATTTCTGCATTTGGTACTGGAATTACGGATTTTAAAATGGTAGATGTACCGGTAGAAAAGGTGCTTGGTGAGTTACCACAGAAATTGCAGAAAAGAATAATTTCAGATATTGAACAGAAGCAAGCAGAAATTAGAGGAAATGAAAAATTATCTCAAATTGCGCTGGTTATGAGAAGTAATACAAACTTTTTTATTATTACTCTTAGTGAAGAAGATGGAATAAAATGTCAGACAATAGAATTTTCTCACGGAGAAAAAGATGTACTATTTCAGTTGTCGGAAGAGTCTGATGGAACTGTACGTGTATTAGATTTATTGGAAATTTTACTTGCGGGTGAAGGAAAAACCTATGTAATAGATGAACTTGATAGATGCTTGCATCCAAGTTTGACATATAAGTTTGTGGAAACATTTTTGCAAGTTGCAGAAGAAAGAAATATACAATTGATTGTAACAACACATGAATCAAGACTTTTAGATTTTGAATTATTAAGAAGAGATGAAATCTGGTTCGTGAATAAGAATAAATTAGGAAAGTCGACTGTATATTCGCTAGAAGAATATAATGCAAGGTTTGACCAAAAAATTGACAAAGCATATTTGGAAGGTCGATATGGAGGTGTTCCTATTTTTAGCACGGTTTTTCCTGTAAAGGAGGAATAG
- a CDS encoding caspase family protein encodes MRKALIVGIDDYTNCPLYGCCNDAEAVSDELIKNGDGSPNFAVRKVLNVQTKGELRRLVEQCFSGCADVALFYYSGHGHVDTVGGYLVTPDYTVGDYGLSLQDVLTIANKSQCKDKVIILDSCYSGTLGTISTLGQNTSIIGEGVTILTASHSTETSVEINGHGLFTSLLLEALKGGAADVTGHISLGGIYAYIDKALGPWEQRPVFKTNVTRFTSLKDVVPQIDISIIRNICTYFEEENSVLPLDPSFEPTNTPEDNHELLEPYATEQNMKVFAELQKLEGVGLVVPVEEEHMYFAAMKSKGCELTSIGKQYWRLVNKGAI; translated from the coding sequence ATGCGAAAAGCTTTAATTGTTGGAATTGATGATTATACAAATTGTCCATTATATGGATGTTGTAATGATGCGGAGGCAGTGAGTGATGAACTAATAAAAAACGGAGATGGTTCTCCGAACTTTGCAGTAAGAAAAGTTTTGAATGTGCAAACAAAAGGGGAATTACGTCGATTGGTGGAACAGTGTTTTTCTGGATGTGCAGATGTGGCGCTTTTCTATTATTCAGGGCATGGACATGTTGATACAGTTGGTGGCTATCTTGTAACACCGGATTATACAGTTGGAGACTATGGATTATCATTGCAAGACGTGTTAACAATTGCAAATAAATCTCAGTGTAAGGATAAAGTCATAATTCTTGATAGCTGTTATTCGGGCACATTAGGTACAATTAGCACGTTAGGACAAAATACATCAATTATTGGAGAAGGTGTAACGATATTAACAGCTAGTCATTCAACAGAAACTTCTGTTGAAATAAATGGTCATGGGTTATTCACTTCGCTTTTATTAGAAGCACTTAAAGGTGGTGCTGCTGATGTGACAGGGCATATATCATTAGGCGGAATATATGCATATATTGACAAAGCTTTAGGTCCATGGGAGCAGCGCCCTGTATTTAAAACCAATGTGACACGCTTTACATCACTGAAAGATGTAGTTCCACAGATAGATATCTCAATAATTCGAAATATATGTACATATTTCGAAGAAGAAAATAGTGTCTTGCCACTTGATCCATCTTTTGAACCGACAAATACCCCAGAAGATAATCATGAATTGCTGGAACCTTATGCGACTGAGCAGAATATGAAAGTATTTGCGGAATTACAAAAATTAGAAGGTGTTGGATTAGTTGTACCTGTTGAGGAAGAGCATATGTATTTTGCAGCAATGAAATCAAAAGGTTGTGAATTAACTTCTATCGGAAAACAGTATTGGCGATTGGTTAACAAAGGTGCTATTTAA
- a CDS encoding ParB/RepB/Spo0J family partition protein yields MATKKRGLGQGIDSLIPNKVNVNKESETIKVNADSEKKDGIFVNINKVEPNREQPRKNFDEDLLVDLSESIKQVGVLQPLLVLDKKDYYEIIAGERRWRAAKLAGLKEVPVRIMNLTDQEVVEISLVENIQRENLNPIEEAFAYKRLLTEFHLKQDEVAERVSKSRTAVTNSMRLLKLDERVQQMVIDDMITTGHARALLGIEDAEKQYATAQKIFDENLSVRETEKLVKKIQKNKDVPVEKKKVSDPAMEAIYHDLEEKMKSILGTKVAINKKDDQKGKIEIEYYSMDELDRIIDLIRTIA; encoded by the coding sequence ATGGCAACAAAAAAACGTGGTTTGGGACAGGGAATAGATTCATTGATTCCAAATAAAGTAAATGTAAATAAAGAATCAGAGACAATAAAGGTAAATGCAGATTCTGAGAAGAAAGATGGAATTTTTGTCAATATTAATAAAGTAGAACCAAACAGGGAACAGCCAAGAAAAAATTTTGATGAAGATTTATTAGTAGATTTATCAGAGTCCATTAAACAGGTAGGGGTACTTCAGCCATTACTTGTATTAGATAAAAAGGATTATTACGAAATCATTGCAGGTGAGCGACGCTGGAGAGCTGCAAAACTTGCAGGATTAAAAGAAGTTCCAGTCCGAATCATGAATCTTACGGATCAGGAAGTAGTAGAAATTTCATTGGTGGAAAATATACAGAGAGAAAATTTAAATCCAATTGAGGAAGCGTTTGCATATAAAAGACTTTTGACAGAATTTCATTTGAAACAGGATGAGGTTGCCGAGCGTGTTTCTAAGAGCAGAACGGCAGTAACCAATTCGATGAGACTTTTGAAATTAGATGAACGTGTTCAGCAAATGGTAATTGATGATATGATTACAACTGGTCATGCAAGGGCACTGCTTGGAATTGAAGATGCGGAAAAACAATATGCAACGGCTCAGAAAATTTTTGACGAAAATTTGAGCGTACGTGAGACAGAAAAGCTGGTAAAAAAAATCCAAAAGAATAAAGATGTTCCTGTAGAAAAGAAAAAGGTTTCAGATCCTGCAATGGAAGCAATTTATCATGATTTAGAGGAAAAGATGAAATCAATCCTTGGAACAAAAGTCGCTATCAATAAAAAGGATGATCAAAAAGGAAAAATTGAAATTGAATATTATTCTATGGATGAATTAGACCGGATTATTGATCTGATTCGTACAATCGCATAA
- a CDS encoding ParA family protein, with translation MSRIIAIANQKGGVGKTTTAINLASCLAEAGKKVLTIDLDPQGNMTSGLGVNKNELENTVYELMLDECSIKESMVDTVVEGMKIIPSNVNLAGAEIELLGIEDKEYILKNAVDYVRDDYDFIIIDCPPSLNMLTINAMTTADSVLVPIQCEYYALEGLSQLIHTIDLVQQRLNPELHIDGIVFTMYDVRTNLSNQVVENVRTNLDTKIYDTLIPRNIRLAEAPSHGLPINMYDTKSAGSESYRMLAKEVMERKNV, from the coding sequence ATGAGCAGAATTATAGCAATCGCCAACCAAAAGGGTGGTGTAGGTAAAACAACAACGGCGATTAACCTTGCTTCCTGTTTAGCCGAAGCAGGAAAAAAAGTTTTGACAATTGATCTTGATCCGCAGGGAAATATGACGAGTGGATTAGGTGTAAATAAAAATGAATTGGAAAACACGGTATACGAATTAATGCTGGATGAATGTTCTATCAAAGAAAGTATGGTAGATACGGTAGTGGAAGGCATGAAAATTATACCGTCCAATGTAAATCTTGCAGGAGCAGAAATTGAACTGTTAGGCATTGAAGATAAAGAATATATTTTGAAAAATGCTGTAGATTATGTCAGGGATGATTATGATTTTATAATTATTGATTGTCCGCCGTCATTGAATATGTTGACAATTAACGCCATGACTACGGCTGATTCTGTACTTGTTCCAATCCAGTGTGAATATTATGCATTAGAGGGACTCAGTCAGTTGATACACACTATTGATCTTGTACAGCAGAGATTGAATCCTGAACTTCATATTGATGGTATCGTTTTTACCATGTATGATGTAAGAACAAATCTATCAAACCAGGTTGTTGAAAATGTAAGAACAAATCTTGATACAAAGATTTATGATACATTAATACCTAGAAATATACGTCTTGCAGAAGCACCATCACATGGATTACCTATTAACATGTATGATACAAAATCTGCAGGATCAGAGAGCTATCGCATGTTAGCAAAAGAAGTTATGGAAAGGAAGAATGTATAA
- a CDS encoding DUF3892 domain-containing protein codes for MKLKVSKENPKGLNTEFVNIETGRHISLEHAVTQINKGNKSYENYQVVNKANGTTYIRSIADDSKKNNIE; via the coding sequence ATGAAGTTGAAGGTATCGAAAGAAAACCCAAAAGGTTTGAACACTGAATTTGTAAATATAGAAACGGGTAGACATATCTCATTAGAGCATGCTGTTACTCAAATAAATAAAGGTAATAAAAGTTATGAAAACTATCAAGTTGTAAACAAGGCGAATGGCACAACTTATATTCGCTCAATTGCGGATGACAGCAAAAAGAATAATATTGAGTAG
- a CDS encoding DUF3881 family protein has product MEISMHKFLRAVGLSDIKKEELEKICKDIEAKPDTIKVAEDSEGNEFAELCYQFGDFFGLTLRGTYREDDTFEMDYYYPYFFGTMLSTREQAEVEKHAEKESYAGICDEVRIGVTLIFYLQNVVDFLAVKGSKRYINLEEGVILGALSTEGKILLPINKAEKKNKQNQQNTTDRNYLVAAARDGDENAIENLTLEDIDTYSMLSRRITHEDVLSIVDSYFMPYGIESDQYAILGEIMDCRMEQNNLTGENVWVLDICCNEMNFGVCINQKDLVGEPQVGRRFKGIVWMQGSIKYRE; this is encoded by the coding sequence ATGGAGATAAGTATGCATAAATTTTTAAGAGCAGTCGGTCTTTCTGATATTAAGAAAGAAGAACTCGAAAAAATATGTAAAGATATAGAAGCAAAACCAGATACGATTAAGGTGGCAGAGGATTCTGAAGGAAATGAATTTGCAGAACTTTGTTATCAGTTTGGTGACTTTTTTGGTCTGACATTAAGAGGTACCTATCGGGAAGATGATACATTTGAGATGGATTATTACTATCCATATTTTTTTGGCACAATGTTATCCACAAGAGAACAGGCAGAAGTGGAAAAGCATGCGGAAAAAGAGTCCTATGCGGGGATATGTGATGAAGTCCGAATAGGTGTAACATTAATTTTCTATCTGCAGAATGTTGTTGATTTTCTGGCAGTAAAAGGATCAAAAAGATATATAAATCTGGAAGAGGGTGTCATTTTAGGTGCACTTTCCACAGAGGGAAAAATTTTGCTCCCAATTAACAAAGCTGAGAAAAAAAATAAACAGAATCAGCAGAATACCACAGATCGCAATTATCTGGTTGCAGCTGCAAGAGACGGGGATGAGAATGCGATTGAAAATTTAACATTAGAAGATATTGATACATATTCCATGTTATCGAGACGCATTACCCATGAGGATGTACTCAGCATTGTCGATTCTTATTTTATGCCATATGGTATTGAAAGCGATCAGTATGCAATCCTTGGCGAAATCATGGACTGCAGGATGGAGCAGAATAATCTTACAGGTGAGAATGTATGGGTACTTGATATCTGCTGCAATGAAATGAATTTTGGTGTATGTATCAATCAGAAAGATCTGGTTGGGGAACCACAGGTTGGCAGACGATTTAAGGGCATTGTATGGATGCAGGGAAGTATAAAATATAGAGAATAA
- a CDS encoding HD-GYP domain-containing protein, translated as MIIRQVKSLVGGETLAEPVITKEKEILISGGTVLKPEYLDLISFLGIDTVCIEDPYEAFETTHLIINEEREKYYVSEVQKILENHIYHGKNSLSKMAELANEIVSEITKAEQPKVIDIEERNGNLYEHTVQVTMLSLAVAKMLKVKEEDYIDIAIGALLHDLGMRYTTVPYINFDMDSRPASEVFELKKHTILAYSALEGEDWISPVSKKMVLTHHERKDGSGYPLKQKTKDIECNILQVCDAFDCMISGMECKRISVQQALETMIEAADLLFERKIVKVIQKMVAYYPVGTKIRLNTGETGIVICQTDNSIRPIVVVLDQTNQMTEIRYDLTKNKKISILQLV; from the coding sequence ATGATAATACGGCAGGTCAAATCACTTGTAGGCGGAGAAACACTGGCGGAACCGGTTATAACGAAAGAAAAAGAAATATTGATATCCGGCGGAACTGTGTTAAAACCGGAGTATTTGGATCTGATTTCTTTTTTGGGAATTGATACAGTATGTATCGAAGATCCGTATGAAGCCTTTGAAACAACACATTTGATTATCAATGAAGAAAGAGAAAAGTATTATGTCAGTGAAGTACAGAAAATTCTGGAGAATCATATATACCATGGAAAAAATTCACTGAGCAAAATGGCTGAGCTGGCAAATGAAATTGTCAGTGAAATAACAAAAGCAGAACAGCCTAAGGTAATAGATATAGAAGAACGCAATGGAAATCTTTATGAGCATACGGTACAGGTGACTATGTTATCTCTGGCAGTTGCAAAAATGTTAAAAGTAAAAGAAGAGGATTATATTGATATTGCCATAGGGGCATTATTGCATGATCTTGGTATGCGTTATACTACGGTTCCATATATTAATTTTGATATGGATAGCAGACCGGCATCTGAAGTATTTGAATTAAAAAAACATACAATACTGGCATATTCAGCGTTAGAAGGTGAAGACTGGATATCACCGGTCTCAAAAAAAATGGTATTAACACATCATGAGAGAAAAGATGGATCAGGATATCCTTTAAAACAAAAAACAAAGGATATAGAGTGTAATATATTACAGGTGTGTGATGCATTTGATTGTATGATTTCCGGAATGGAATGTAAAAGAATCAGTGTACAGCAGGCACTTGAGACAATGATCGAGGCGGCAGACCTCTTATTTGAACGGAAAATTGTAAAAGTAATACAGAAAATGGTTGCATATTATCCGGTTGGTACGAAAATCAGGCTGAATACAGGAGAAACAGGGATTGTCATATGCCAGACGGATAATTCGATTCGTCCAATCGTTGTGGTATTGGATCAGACGAATCAAATGACGGAAATCAGGTATGACCTGACAAAAAATAAAAAAATATCAATTCTGCAGTTGGTTTAA
- a CDS encoding ParB/RepB/Spo0J family partition protein, giving the protein MIKNISAWKISSLNEYSVQIRLGSNLGGFFYFRKKEDAYAEKVDQMDPDEKIVEIAIERLRVFENHPFRVEMDSQMKNLQDSIKKYGIITRVIVRPRKEGYYEIISGHRRIFAAEKLGYRKVPTIIRYMTDDQAVIAMVDSNLQRERIQPSEKAFAYKMKYDVLKRKSGRRKADQVDHNSGKKGLEIISEETGDSPKQVQRYIKMADLIPELLEKVDDGSMGFTPAVQIAYLKKKEQKDVLDDMELTLCTPSLSQAMRMKKLSADGKLTTQRVEDILSEIKQKETDRVVFKNDQLHKYFPKNYSTEQMKREIIELLKLYVLNY; this is encoded by the coding sequence ATGATTAAAAATATTTCTGCTTGGAAAATATCAAGCCTGAATGAGTATTCCGTTCAGATTAGATTAGGTTCTAATCTGGGCGGATTTTTTTATTTCAGGAAGAAGGAGGATGCCTATGCAGAGAAAGTGGATCAGATGGATCCAGATGAAAAGATTGTTGAAATAGCGATTGAACGGCTAAGAGTATTTGAAAACCATCCGTTCCGAGTGGAAATGGATAGCCAGATGAAAAATCTTCAGGACAGTATCAAGAAATACGGAATAATAACTCGGGTAATAGTGAGACCACGAAAGGAAGGATACTACGAAATCATATCAGGGCATAGAAGAATATTTGCAGCGGAAAAACTGGGATATAGAAAAGTACCTACGATAATCCGCTACATGACAGATGATCAGGCAGTTATCGCAATGGTAGATTCAAACTTGCAAAGGGAGAGAATCCAACCGAGTGAAAAAGCATTTGCTTATAAGATGAAATATGATGTGCTCAAAAGAAAATCAGGAAGAAGGAAAGCTGACCAAGTTGACCACAATTCAGGGAAAAAGGGATTGGAGATTATCAGTGAGGAAACTGGAGACAGTCCTAAGCAGGTGCAGAGATATATCAAGATGGCAGATCTGATTCCTGAACTGTTGGAAAAGGTAGATGATGGTTCAATGGGATTTACTCCGGCTGTGCAGATAGCATATCTAAAGAAAAAAGAGCAGAAGGATGTACTTGATGATATGGAATTAACACTATGTACACCATCGTTATCGCAGGCAATGCGTATGAAAAAACTGAGTGCTGATGGAAAATTAACAACCCAGAGAGTTGAAGATATTCTAAGCGAAATAAAGCAGAAAGAAACAGACCGGGTAGTGTTTAAGAATGATCAGCTTCATAAGTATTTTCCAAAGAATTATTCTACGGAACAGATGAAGAGAGAAATAATTGAACTTTTGAAATTGTATGTACTGAATTATTAA
- a CDS encoding DUF4446 family protein: protein MISKYLGIDSDYIIIGLCGVLLILFILVIINIVQMKKLKKNYRIFMSGKDAKTLEDTLIQRLDQVDSLLESNEENDRNIKVLSKNMQCTYQKMGLIKYDAFHEMGGKLSFSLAMLDMRNNGFIINAMHTREGCYTYIKEIIDGNSVIVLSEEEQEALKRAMNPNSDLKNSNEE, encoded by the coding sequence ATGATTTCAAAGTATTTAGGAATTGATTCAGATTATATTATTATAGGACTCTGCGGGGTTCTGTTGATTTTATTTATATTGGTGATTATAAATATTGTTCAGATGAAAAAACTGAAAAAGAATTATCGTATTTTTATGAGCGGAAAAGATGCGAAGACATTGGAAGATACATTGATTCAAAGGCTCGATCAGGTTGATTCCCTGTTAGAATCAAATGAAGAAAATGACAGAAATATTAAAGTACTCTCTAAAAATATGCAGTGTACCTATCAGAAAATGGGACTTATTAAGTATGATGCATTTCATGAGATGGGCGGAAAATTAAGTTTTTCTCTTGCAATGTTAGATATGCGCAATAATGGATTTATTATTAACGCAATGCACACCAGAGAAGGCTGCTATACATATATTAAAGAAATTATTGATGGCAATTCTGTAATTGTTTTATCAGAGGAAGAGCAGGAAGCTTTAAAACGAGCAATGAATCCAAATAGCGATTTGAAAAATTCAAATGAGGAATAA
- a CDS encoding RloB family protein, which translates to MREKRSFSERTRVLPNDEVKKKYFLVYEGKNTEAIYFEAVDVLKEYISINPLIEVIPVIRSYSEDGWSNPKKILDRVIQNIEELKSGEVSYETLLNWIMDYFQDYGILENNRPLAKSYWTTLQQICEEKLGVSLEEKVGNLQMACEMIFDILKEESKLENIVADIPRVINNSVLTYSEEIDKICLIVDRDKDSFTPVQYDYVVEQCENRNYGIYITNPCFEFWLLMHFDDVKELDQELLLENPKVSAERRYCEQELRKRIPKYSKSKYDAIGLVRNVEKAIRNESLYCENEKELKNTIGSNVGMLIREMQK; encoded by the coding sequence ATGAGAGAAAAAAGAAGTTTTTCAGAAAGAACCAGAGTTCTTCCAAATGACGAGGTAAAGAAAAAATACTTTTTGGTATATGAGGGGAAAAATACAGAAGCTATTTATTTTGAAGCGGTTGACGTATTAAAAGAGTATATTTCAATTAACCCGTTGATAGAGGTTATCCCAGTTATTCGAAGCTATAGTGAAGACGGATGGAGTAATCCCAAGAAAATTCTTGATAGAGTCATACAAAATATTGAAGAATTAAAAAGCGGTGAAGTGTCATATGAAACGCTTCTCAATTGGATAATGGATTATTTTCAGGATTATGGTATTTTGGAAAATAATCGACCGTTAGCAAAAAGTTATTGGACTACATTGCAGCAAATATGTGAAGAAAAGCTAGGGGTATCTCTCGAGGAAAAGGTTGGCAATCTTCAAATGGCATGCGAGATGATCTTTGATATATTGAAAGAAGAATCGAAACTTGAAAATATAGTTGCTGATATTCCAAGAGTAATTAATAATAGTGTATTAACGTACTCAGAAGAAATTGATAAGATATGTTTGATTGTGGATCGAGATAAGGATAGCTTTACACCTGTACAGTATGATTATGTAGTTGAGCAGTGTGAAAATAGAAATTATGGGATATATATTACAAATCCTTGCTTTGAATTCTGGCTGCTAATGCATTTTGATGACGTAAAGGAACTAGATCAAGAGTTACTGCTGGAAAATCCTAAAGTATCTGCGGAAAGAAGGTATTGCGAACAGGAGTTAAGAAAAAGAATTCCTAAATATAGTAAATCTAAATATGATGCAATTGGATTGGTAAGAAATGTGGAAAAAGCAATTCGAAATGAGAGCCTATATTGTGAGAATGAAAAAGAATTGAAAAATACGATAGGAAGTAATGTGGGAATGCTAATACGTGAAATGCAAAAATAG
- a CDS encoding TIR domain-containing protein — protein MAKKRTFISFDYDHDNDLKNLLIGQAKNSDSPFEIMDMSIKETIDSNWKAKARSRIKGCDVVVVICGMYTNKATGVSAELKIAEEERIPYFLLYGRSTEKCVKPIGAKSIDKMYKWTWDNLKALIGGSR, from the coding sequence ATGGCAAAAAAAAGAACTTTTATCAGCTTTGATTATGATCATGATAATGATTTGAAGAATTTATTGATTGGACAGGCTAAAAATTCAGATTCTCCGTTTGAAATTATGGATATGTCTATTAAAGAAACCATTGATTCTAATTGGAAAGCCAAAGCTCGCTCACGTATTAAAGGTTGTGATGTAGTAGTTGTTATTTGTGGAATGTATACAAATAAGGCAACGGGAGTAAGTGCGGAATTAAAGATTGCAGAGGAAGAGAGAATTCCGTACTTTTTACTCTATGGTAGAAGTACAGAAAAGTGTGTTAAGCCAATTGGTGCAAAAAGTATAGACAAAATGTATAAATGGACTTGGGATAATCTTAAGGCTTTGATTGGAGGAAGTCGATGA